Proteins found in one Candidatus Zixiibacteriota bacterium genomic segment:
- a CDS encoding HAMP domain-containing protein yields MKIGTRYTLFSLVAAAVPIGLIVAVLFVFTHHELERMQAKDLENVRQAVSSDIADLQRAVVSDIGVISEDLEWTRLLLQKDASERIDQLALIEKATSHCELLGLKYIELISPDSILLARSGDYSDFGLGIDRPLLDTTSAKSGGGGLAALDVAGDTEACMIASRGIYYRGNLIAYLQGGKVLDSNYLSHLKSVTGCAFALLIDGRLHGSGLDRTDRDLSLSGTVAFTSIDGSSDILVGFEKPESNVERLLAHSLWLYGLVALAGIVLSGVIGYFSSRHLTVPVNELVRAAEDISRGKFEQRIIWFAKDELGTLVEGFNSMYDRLKVSQEKLIQTEKVAAWKQMARKVAHEIKNPLTPIRLSVEDLKRSYDLKSPEFEEILNGAVETIGSEIARLTRLTDEFSQFARLPAPELLNRDIRPVIADALRIYGEKIRAEKLRVKFPQNVVSVALDADLFSQALVNLVKNGFEAAGENGIVDVVLEEGSRIARVCVEDNGPGVSDEAVQKLFTPHFTTKKDGTGLGLVIAYRIAFDHGGRIRFEKRDPNGSRFIIVLPLVER; encoded by the coding sequence ATGAAAATCGGCACCAGGTACACCCTGTTCTCTCTTGTTGCAGCCGCTGTGCCTATAGGGTTGATTGTTGCGGTTCTGTTCGTTTTCACGCATCATGAACTTGAGAGGATGCAGGCGAAAGACCTGGAGAATGTCAGGCAAGCAGTCAGTTCCGATATTGCTGATCTGCAGCGTGCGGTGGTTTCGGATATTGGCGTGATTTCGGAAGATCTCGAATGGACAAGGCTCCTCCTTCAGAAGGATGCTTCCGAGCGAATTGACCAGCTTGCGCTGATCGAAAAAGCGACGAGCCACTGTGAGCTGCTTGGCCTCAAATATATTGAATTGATATCACCCGACTCGATTCTTCTCGCGAGATCGGGAGATTACTCCGACTTCGGGCTGGGCATAGATCGCCCTCTGCTTGATACGACTTCTGCCAAATCTGGCGGCGGCGGGCTTGCAGCTCTCGATGTGGCGGGTGATACTGAAGCATGCATGATCGCATCCAGAGGCATCTACTACAGGGGGAATCTAATCGCGTACCTGCAGGGCGGAAAGGTACTGGATTCGAATTACCTATCGCACTTGAAAAGTGTCACCGGGTGTGCATTCGCACTCCTCATTGACGGGAGATTACATGGATCAGGTCTGGATAGAACTGATCGCGATCTAAGTCTGAGCGGGACCGTTGCCTTCACCAGCATTGACGGATCGAGTGACATATTAGTTGGGTTTGAGAAACCGGAATCGAATGTCGAGAGACTGCTCGCGCACAGCCTGTGGCTCTATGGGCTCGTTGCTCTTGCCGGCATTGTTCTTTCCGGAGTGATAGGATATTTCAGCTCACGCCACCTCACAGTCCCGGTCAATGAACTCGTTCGGGCCGCCGAAGATATCTCCCGCGGGAAGTTTGAGCAGAGGATCATTTGGTTCGCCAAAGATGAACTGGGCACGCTTGTCGAAGGCTTCAATTCAATGTATGACAGGCTGAAAGTGTCTCAGGAGAAGCTGATCCAGACCGAGAAAGTAGCTGCATGGAAACAGATGGCACGCAAGGTGGCACATGAAATCAAGAATCCGCTCACGCCGATACGGCTCTCTGTCGAAGACCTCAAAAGGAGCTATGATTTAAAATCACCGGAGTTTGAAGAGATATTGAATGGAGCAGTGGAGACGATAGGGAGCGAAATTGCAAGGCTGACACGCCTGACCGATGAATTTTCGCAGTTCGCTCGTCTTCCTGCGCCTGAATTGCTGAATCGGGACATCCGCCCGGTGATCGCGGACGCGCTGAGAATATATGGAGAGAAGATCAGAGCAGAGAAGCTGAGAGTCAAGTTCCCTCAGAACGTGGTCTCTGTCGCATTAGACGCGGATCTGTTTTCTCAGGCGCTTGTCAATCTTGTCAAGAACGGTTTTGAAGCGGCGGGTGAAAATGGAATAGTCGATGTTGTTCTCGAAGAGGGGAGCCGCATTGCCCGGGTGTGTGTCGAGGACAACGGGCCGGGTGTTTCCGACGAGGCTGTGCAGAAGTTATTCACGCCGCACTTTACGACAAAGAAAGATGGGACCGGCCTTGGACTTGTTATAGCGTACAGGATCGCTTTTGACCACGGCGGTCGGATTCGATTCGAGAAACGCGACCCCAATGGATCGCGCTTCATAATCGTCCTGCCGTTGGTGGAAAGGTAG
- the rtcA gene encoding RNA 3'-phosphate cyclase: MAAEMIRIDGSFGEGGGQILRTSLSLATHLCRPIEIVNIRKSRRTPGLMPQHLTAVKACKRICGAEVQGDKIKSESLQFHPQKVKPGKYTFDIAEGRRSAGSATLVIQTLLLPLFFAGGESQIKVKGGTHVPWSPPATYLKQVFLPSLAMIGLHSQMKISRWGWYPEGGGEISCSIQSAKGIKLHDYTDRGKFVRLTGLSAVSNLQFSIAERQRKRAHQILKEAGYGANIVSKEVRSSGKGTILFLTAEFEKIIAGFSVLGEKGKPAEIVAEEAAMQFIDFIGKDVCIGSHLADQILPYLCLARRKFKLDVSALTTHLITNLWVIKKFFDFKVEIKGQVGFPGYITVEPNK; the protein is encoded by the coding sequence ATGGCTGCAGAAATGATCAGAATAGATGGAAGCTTCGGAGAAGGCGGAGGGCAAATCCTCAGAACAAGCCTGTCGCTCGCAACTCATCTCTGCCGTCCGATAGAGATAGTCAATATCCGAAAGAGCCGCCGGACCCCCGGCCTTATGCCGCAGCATTTAACTGCGGTCAAGGCTTGCAAGAGAATCTGCGGTGCCGAGGTGCAGGGGGACAAGATCAAATCGGAGAGTCTGCAGTTCCATCCCCAAAAGGTCAAACCGGGCAAGTACACTTTCGACATAGCTGAAGGGAGGAGATCTGCTGGGAGCGCCACCCTCGTCATACAGACCCTTCTCCTGCCGCTCTTCTTCGCCGGTGGTGAGTCGCAGATCAAGGTAAAGGGCGGAACACACGTCCCATGGAGTCCCCCAGCCACATATCTAAAACAGGTGTTCTTGCCTTCATTGGCGATGATTGGCCTTCACTCGCAGATGAAGATATCACGTTGGGGATGGTATCCTGAAGGTGGGGGGGAAATATCCTGCTCGATACAGTCAGCCAAGGGAATAAAACTTCACGACTACACTGACAGAGGGAAGTTTGTCAGATTGACTGGTCTATCGGCTGTTTCAAACCTGCAGTTTTCGATAGCGGAGCGCCAGCGGAAACGTGCGCATCAGATTCTCAAGGAAGCCGGCTATGGAGCGAATATTGTCAGCAAAGAGGTCCGATCATCCGGCAAAGGGACAATCCTCTTTCTGACAGCAGAATTCGAGAAAATTATCGCGGGATTCTCGGTTCTGGGCGAGAAGGGCAAGCCTGCTGAGATAGTCGCTGAAGAAGCAGCAATGCAGTTCATAGATTTTATCGGTAAAGATGTTTGTATCGGCAGTCACCTCGCTGATCAGATATTGCCCTATCTGTGCCTGGCGCGGCGCAAATTCAAGCTTGATGTCTCTGCTCTGACCACTCACCTCATCACCAATCTCTGGGTAATAAAGAAGTTCTTCGACTTTAAGGTCGAGATCAAAGGCCAAGTGGGATTCCCCGGGTATATCACTGTCGAACCCAATAAGTAG
- a CDS encoding sigma-54 dependent transcriptional regulator yields the protein MSKRILIVDDEPNILKSLSGPLGREGYTVETAADFADAVGANDGSFDVLLLDVWLPDGDGVKLLQQFKKDYPDQAIIMMSGHSTIGTAVSAVKLGAFDFLEKPLSLEKVLVTIENAIHFLSLKKENVELRKAVEKKYELIGASDAIRDVQSRIQSAATSNARILIRGESGTGKEIVARLIHIKSNRSRMPFVAINCAAVPDELIESELFGHRKGAFTGAVNARVGRFEKADGGTLFLDEIGDMNLRTQAKLLRVIEDGEVEILGGGSVSVDVRIISATNRNLEGMIADEKFREDLFFRLNVYPIDIPPLRFRKDDIPLLVEHFVSNICSEYGRKDINTSKDAMKSLMKFDYPGNVRELANLVERILIGNDFSNISADDVKDAQGASIRIRSTSTKLKEATEEFESEFIQRVIKEVGGNMTDAAARLGLERSHLYKKMSALGLKRDQNH from the coding sequence ATGAGCAAAAGGATTCTCATAGTCGATGACGAGCCGAATATCCTCAAATCGCTTTCAGGGCCATTGGGCCGCGAGGGGTACACTGTCGAGACTGCAGCGGACTTCGCCGATGCTGTTGGCGCAAATGACGGCAGCTTTGATGTCCTGCTGCTCGATGTGTGGCTGCCGGATGGTGACGGCGTCAAGCTTCTGCAGCAATTCAAGAAGGACTATCCGGATCAGGCTATAATTATGATGTCGGGGCACTCTACAATCGGGACGGCTGTTTCCGCTGTCAAACTCGGGGCGTTTGATTTCCTCGAAAAGCCGCTCTCACTTGAAAAAGTTCTTGTCACGATAGAAAATGCGATTCACTTCCTGTCTCTGAAGAAAGAGAACGTTGAGCTCAGAAAGGCAGTCGAAAAGAAGTACGAACTTATCGGTGCGAGCGACGCTATTCGTGATGTTCAATCGAGGATTCAGTCTGCGGCGACATCAAATGCGCGAATACTGATCCGCGGGGAAAGTGGTACAGGCAAGGAGATTGTAGCCAGGCTCATTCACATTAAGAGCAATCGTTCGAGAATGCCTTTTGTGGCTATCAACTGTGCTGCTGTACCGGATGAGCTGATTGAGTCTGAACTATTTGGCCACCGAAAGGGTGCATTTACAGGCGCTGTCAACGCCAGAGTAGGAAGATTCGAGAAGGCTGACGGGGGCACTCTGTTTCTTGATGAGATCGGTGATATGAATCTCAGGACTCAGGCAAAACTCCTTCGCGTGATCGAAGATGGTGAAGTGGAAATACTCGGCGGTGGGTCTGTCAGTGTTGATGTGAGGATCATCTCCGCAACCAACAGGAATCTTGAAGGAATGATCGCCGATGAGAAGTTCAGAGAGGATTTGTTTTTCAGGCTGAATGTCTATCCAATCGACATCCCGCCCCTGAGATTTCGCAAGGATGATATCCCGCTCTTAGTCGAGCATTTCGTATCGAATATCTGCAGTGAGTACGGCAGGAAGGATATTAATACAAGCAAGGATGCAATGAAATCCCTCATGAAATTCGATTACCCGGGCAATGTCCGCGAGCTGGCAAATCTTGTAGAGCGCATCCTGATCGGAAATGATTTCTCCAACATAAGTGCTGATGACGTGAAGGATGCTCAGGGTGCATCAATACGCATACGATCGACCAGCACCAAACTCAAAGAGGCCACCGAAGAATTTGAGTCGGAATTCATTCAGAGAGTCATCAAAGAAGTCGGGGGCAACATGACCGATGCTGCTGCCCGTCTTGGCCTCGAAAGAAGCCACTTATACAAAAAGATGAGTGCTCTGGGGTTGAAGCGGGATCAGAACCATTAG
- a CDS encoding SpoIIE family protein phosphatase has product MSKNSNDTLIDSLKLFAQTAKIMNRTLNKGELVDIVLEESRGISSCRAATLLLTGLDPAHNEFYASADRMKRRLELPADYLPQPGDAGSFAEFVTVPEDDRLRAVIRDQFEVDVSTRLRLTLRSRDSHLGFVDLYDPQDQSGLSRHVFEVLAALSDLFVIAWDNAELYEQMHRKSLQNKLLLDSTQMLSSSIELDEVLENMMIALKKVVDYDAIGIFLVKKETNRLEPRVWRGFDQNDSMHRLGTKLGEGLVGWVVEHGVGVYVPDTLKDNRYIEARPETRSELVVPIKADDKIIGAFNVESDLVDPYSQEDLDFLTVFASQAAVSIERARMYRQIMFNRQFEEQLNVARMIQQTFLPRKNPTVKGFDIAGRNIPSQKVGGDYYDFIQIVDNQIGIAIADVSGKGMPAALIMAAFRASLIAEIRNNYAIRTILQKVNRLLHESMDGGSFVTAVYGVLDCKNRILTFSNAGHNPPILLRKDGTSEELVEGGLALGILDDRVYEERPVYVGSGDLIVLFTDGVSEATAADGEQYGEKRIVDNLVDNREKSAEELVQLIIDSVNEFSADDFVPDDLTLIVVKAL; this is encoded by the coding sequence ATGAGCAAAAACTCGAATGATACATTAATCGATTCCCTGAAGCTGTTCGCGCAGACTGCGAAGATAATGAATCGCACGCTCAATAAGGGCGAGCTGGTGGACATTGTCCTTGAGGAATCACGCGGTATTTCATCATGTCGCGCAGCTACACTGTTGCTGACGGGTCTCGATCCGGCCCACAATGAATTCTACGCGTCCGCTGATCGAATGAAACGCCGTCTTGAGCTGCCTGCCGATTATCTGCCGCAACCGGGAGATGCGGGTTCGTTCGCTGAATTCGTCACAGTTCCCGAAGATGATCGTCTGCGGGCTGTTATTCGCGATCAGTTTGAGGTTGATGTCTCGACTCGTCTGCGGCTCACCCTGCGCAGCAGGGACTCGCATTTAGGTTTCGTGGATTTGTACGATCCTCAGGATCAGTCCGGATTGAGCCGGCATGTTTTCGAGGTACTCGCAGCTTTATCGGATTTGTTTGTGATCGCATGGGACAACGCCGAGTTGTATGAACAGATGCATCGGAAATCACTCCAGAATAAGCTCCTGCTGGACTCAACACAGATGCTGTCATCATCAATTGAACTTGATGAAGTGCTTGAGAACATGATGATCGCTCTTAAGAAAGTCGTCGATTATGACGCGATCGGGATCTTTCTCGTGAAGAAAGAGACGAACCGACTAGAGCCGCGCGTTTGGAGAGGATTCGATCAAAATGACAGCATGCATCGTCTTGGAACGAAGCTCGGTGAAGGTCTGGTCGGTTGGGTTGTCGAACACGGAGTCGGTGTTTACGTTCCAGACACGCTGAAGGATAATCGCTACATAGAGGCGCGACCGGAGACACGGTCAGAACTCGTTGTGCCGATAAAGGCGGATGATAAGATAATAGGCGCATTCAATGTCGAATCGGACCTGGTGGACCCATACTCCCAGGAAGATCTTGATTTCCTGACAGTCTTCGCCTCGCAGGCTGCAGTGTCAATCGAGCGAGCGCGAATGTACAGGCAAATCATGTTCAACCGGCAGTTTGAAGAGCAGTTGAATGTTGCGAGAATGATCCAGCAGACGTTCTTGCCGCGCAAGAATCCTACGGTCAAAGGGTTTGATATTGCCGGAAGGAACATTCCTTCGCAGAAGGTCGGCGGCGATTACTATGATTTTATCCAGATTGTTGACAATCAGATAGGAATTGCCATCGCCGATGTATCCGGTAAAGGCATGCCGGCAGCTCTGATAATGGCAGCATTCAGGGCGTCACTCATCGCTGAGATACGAAATAACTATGCAATACGAACCATACTGCAGAAAGTGAATCGCTTGCTGCATGAGAGCATGGACGGCGGAAGCTTTGTTACGGCAGTCTATGGAGTTCTCGACTGCAAGAACAGGATTCTGACTTTCTCGAACGCAGGTCATAATCCGCCGATACTTCTGAGAAAGGACGGCACGTCTGAGGAGCTTGTGGAAGGTGGTCTGGCGCTCGGAATCCTCGATGACCGTGTATATGAGGAGCGGCCCGTATATGTCGGGTCGGGCGATCTAATTGTCCTTTTCACTGATGGTGTCAGCGAGGCTACTGCCGCAGACGGGGAGCAGTACGGTGAAAAACGGATTGTCGATAACCTGGTGGATAACCGTGAGAAGTCTGCGGAGGAGCTCGTGCAGCTGATAATAGACTCTGTGAACGAATTCTCTGCTGATGACTTTGTGCCGGATGATTTGACCCTCATCGTAGTCAAGGCATTGTAG
- a CDS encoding 4-hydroxyphenylacetate 3-hydroxylase gives MALKTYDEYKDSLRKMRPNVHKFGELINDVTTHPATKRTVEGHAQIYKLQHDPDMKHMVTVQSDLIDEPISRYLSIIKSPEEQIANSMMKRLMFHTTGTCTGGRCAGWTALNAMYISTFDMDNDLGTGYHDRLLTWLNDAQKRDITISGALTDPKGDRTKKPHEQEDPDMNLRIVDKREDGIVVRGAKVMICGIAAANEVFILPGSAYRDEDKDYAISFVIPRDIEGLTIVEARHISDGREVEEEAGFDAPIDGGGITQAYLFFEDVFVPNERVFMCGEARYTGPTVVNFILPYRSAIGGCVAGQGDIKIGSALLTSRAGGLSDRVFSDKVTNMIINNETTYSVGIAAAALGRKHPSGAWQPDPLLANVNKVHVATLPYETSRLAQDIAGGIGETGCMPSAVDFNDPNYGHLVRKYLKAAKSAESRAKAARMVEWSTIGAGVPGCMHGGGSPDGAKMFVRMFYNTEKSVEMVKRLAKIEEDIPDPGKKPKK, from the coding sequence ATGGCCCTCAAGACATATGACGAGTATAAGGATTCGCTGAGGAAAATGCGTCCAAATGTGCACAAGTTCGGTGAGCTGATCAATGATGTCACAACGCATCCAGCTACAAAGAGAACTGTAGAAGGACATGCTCAGATTTACAAACTGCAGCATGATCCGGATATGAAACACATGGTAACCGTGCAGTCCGACCTGATCGATGAACCGATCTCGCGATATCTCTCGATCATAAAATCCCCAGAGGAGCAAATCGCCAACTCGATGATGAAGAGACTTATGTTCCACACCACGGGGACATGCACCGGCGGGCGCTGTGCCGGTTGGACCGCCTTGAATGCAATGTACATATCGACATTTGACATGGACAATGATCTTGGCACGGGCTATCATGATAGGCTCCTCACATGGCTGAATGACGCTCAGAAGCGCGATATTACGATCTCCGGCGCGCTAACCGATCCGAAGGGTGATCGCACGAAGAAACCGCACGAGCAGGAAGATCCCGACATGAACCTGCGCATTGTCGATAAGCGCGAAGATGGAATCGTCGTGCGCGGCGCGAAGGTAATGATATGTGGCATAGCAGCGGCCAACGAGGTCTTCATTCTGCCCGGCTCGGCATATAGAGATGAAGATAAAGACTATGCGATATCTTTCGTCATTCCGCGCGATATCGAGGGCCTGACGATTGTCGAGGCGAGGCATATTAGCGATGGACGAGAGGTTGAGGAGGAAGCAGGATTCGATGCGCCGATAGATGGCGGTGGAATCACACAAGCTTACCTGTTTTTCGAAGATGTGTTCGTTCCTAACGAGCGGGTCTTCATGTGCGGGGAGGCCAGATACACGGGGCCGACCGTTGTGAATTTCATCCTGCCGTACAGATCGGCGATAGGCGGATGCGTAGCGGGGCAGGGGGATATCAAGATCGGTTCCGCACTATTGACATCGAGAGCTGGTGGCCTTTCCGATAGAGTGTTCTCCGACAAAGTGACGAACATGATCATAAACAACGAGACGACATACTCAGTCGGCATTGCTGCCGCAGCACTCGGAAGGAAACATCCATCGGGAGCATGGCAGCCCGATCCGCTCCTCGCCAATGTGAACAAAGTGCATGTTGCAACACTGCCGTATGAGACTTCGCGTCTCGCGCAGGATATTGCCGGCGGAATCGGCGAGACCGGCTGCATGCCATCGGCGGTGGATTTCAACGATCCGAACTATGGTCACCTCGTCAGGAAATATCTGAAAGCGGCGAAATCGGCTGAATCCCGCGCGAAAGCTGCACGTATGGTAGAGTGGTCGACAATCGGCGCGGGAGTGCCGGGATGCATGCATGGTGGAGGATCGCCGGATGGTGCGAAGATGTTCGTAAGAATGTTCTACAACACCGAGAAGTCTGTTGAAATGGTGAAGCGCCTGGCAAAGATAGAAGAAGATATTCCCGATCCGGGGAAGAAACCGAAGAAGTAG
- a CDS encoding ACT domain-containing protein — MPDVHLTTICDVAEVVIHNVPDSPGIAADIFGALGARGYNVELVISSPGKHNRANIAFALREKDVDAAIQLLNDMKSTLQFDDISSRSDIAILTVSWHMLSGQPGSGGRLFSALSKAGINIEAISTSLSSISCVVKVSQIDEAATALRAEFGID, encoded by the coding sequence ATGCCTGATGTTCACTTGACTACCATATGCGATGTTGCAGAGGTCGTTATTCACAACGTGCCTGACAGTCCTGGCATTGCAGCAGACATATTCGGGGCTCTGGGAGCGCGAGGATACAATGTCGAGTTAGTGATTTCGAGTCCCGGCAAGCACAATCGTGCCAATATTGCATTCGCATTGAGAGAGAAGGATGTCGACGCAGCAATCCAGCTCCTCAACGATATGAAGAGCACACTTCAGTTCGACGACATATCTTCACGCTCCGACATAGCCATCCTCACTGTTTCCTGGCACATGCTGTCAGGCCAGCCCGGATCGGGAGGAAGATTGTTTTCGGCTCTATCGAAGGCAGGCATTAACATCGAGGCGATCTCGACGTCCCTCTCCTCGATAAGTTGTGTGGTGAAAGTCTCTCAGATTGATGAGGCCGCCACGGCACTCAGGGCTGAGTTCGGCATCGACTGA
- a CDS encoding MATE family efflux transporter: MSEPVKYKGHVEGSVLRSIFRMGLPSMIGFGAANVYDIIDMFWLARLGVDPPAAITFFFAFFWVISSVNMIAGTGSVSIISQNFGSGNIDATEVSIKETFILKAILAVGFGAIGLLILEPVLTLLGAEGSVLRMALEYGRIQLYAMVFPFCAFTVYTALRGIGNPKWAMTLMLTSIALNMILDPVLIFGWWIFPELGVAGAAWASIIGYAFSVIAGLALFCGGVFNVKLHLVGKIRLGINTMFKIMRIGAPSGISAVSFSLSRSVLMWFVGYYGTEIVAAYGVGNRISAFGIMVVVGLGLGISALIGQILGAENHERAWKTSKQSIWLSTVVMTAFGAVCFFGADLLMRMFFDSSAGGQSAQVHHAGVVFLRIIAFSFPFVGIFITIEQVFCGAGKNLPPMLFGIAANWLLEIPLIWGLAWMAGMNETGVWLAVTAAHVIATAAFIVYYHRKTWLHYRVKTTAPA, translated from the coding sequence ATGTCGGAACCCGTCAAGTACAAAGGCCATGTCGAGGGCTCAGTCCTGAGGAGCATATTCAGGATGGGTCTGCCTTCCATGATTGGGTTTGGTGCCGCAAATGTATACGACATCATCGATATGTTCTGGCTTGCGAGACTCGGTGTAGACCCACCCGCCGCAATCACATTCTTCTTTGCGTTCTTCTGGGTGATATCATCTGTGAACATGATCGCCGGTACTGGAAGTGTCTCTATCATTTCACAGAATTTCGGATCGGGAAATATTGACGCCACTGAGGTCTCAATTAAGGAGACATTCATTCTCAAAGCTATCCTTGCAGTCGGATTCGGCGCCATCGGCCTGCTGATTCTGGAGCCTGTTCTGACACTGCTTGGGGCTGAAGGCAGCGTGCTTCGGATGGCACTCGAATACGGACGTATCCAGCTCTATGCCATGGTGTTTCCCTTCTGTGCGTTCACAGTTTACACAGCCTTGCGGGGAATAGGCAATCCGAAATGGGCAATGACACTGATGCTGACCTCAATCGCTCTGAATATGATTCTCGATCCAGTGCTTATCTTCGGATGGTGGATATTCCCTGAACTTGGAGTTGCCGGAGCTGCGTGGGCTTCCATAATCGGCTACGCATTCTCAGTGATTGCCGGACTTGCGCTGTTTTGCGGAGGTGTCTTTAATGTGAAATTGCACCTGGTCGGAAAGATTCGGCTTGGAATCAACACTATGTTCAAGATTATGCGAATCGGAGCGCCTTCGGGGATAAGCGCGGTATCTTTTTCACTCTCTCGCTCGGTCCTAATGTGGTTCGTAGGCTATTACGGTACAGAGATTGTCGCAGCTTATGGGGTTGGAAACAGGATTTCCGCGTTTGGCATTATGGTGGTTGTCGGGCTCGGGCTCGGTATCTCTGCGCTTATCGGTCAGATTCTGGGTGCTGAGAATCACGAACGCGCATGGAAGACATCAAAGCAGTCGATCTGGCTCTCCACGGTAGTCATGACTGCCTTCGGGGCAGTCTGTTTCTTTGGAGCAGATTTGCTGATGCGAATGTTCTTTGACTCGTCAGCAGGCGGACAATCGGCGCAGGTTCACCATGCGGGAGTAGTCTTTCTGAGAATCATCGCCTTTTCATTTCCGTTTGTCGGGATCTTTATCACTATTGAGCAGGTGTTCTGCGGTGCAGGTAAGAATCTGCCCCCAATGCTCTTCGGCATAGCTGCAAACTGGCTTCTGGAGATTCCGCTTATCTGGGGATTGGCCTGGATGGCCGGCATGAACGAGACCGGGGTCTGGTTAGCCGTAACGGCTGCGCATGTAATCGCTACAGCGGCTTTCATCGTCTACTATCACAGAAAGACCTGGCTGCATTATCGTGTCAAGACGACTGCCCCGGCATGA
- a CDS encoding CPBP family intramembrane metalloprotease, translating to MIHNGEISYEQKALEWWQAVLLAVALFFLGILVLSALSFFLHQRVAALIMELCVYFLPAAVIVHVLKLRSAGVGRIRRLADLRLILLIPIAGLGWAAAVTPLVEVAHSVYPIPKIILDSLVTLMMADTVPEFIWVVFLIALVPAVAEELVFRGIVQPALIVRFGPIAGIGLTSLVFATIHLNPWSFGPLLILGTFFGIVSYKIGTFWAGALAHFGNNLLALATLNSIRAVDYTSLTETTPWYIFVPGLIAAIGGTLIIARRKSDGSSPTDEDSGTIALTNEPVDTI from the coding sequence ATGATCCACAACGGTGAAATCAGCTATGAGCAGAAGGCTCTGGAGTGGTGGCAAGCCGTCCTGCTGGCCGTAGCGTTGTTTTTCCTTGGGATTTTAGTCCTCTCCGCCCTTTCGTTCTTTTTGCACCAGAGAGTGGCTGCACTCATCATGGAACTATGCGTGTACTTTCTGCCCGCGGCTGTCATTGTTCACGTACTGAAACTGCGATCGGCCGGTGTGGGCAGGATCAGACGACTTGCGGACCTGCGCTTGATACTCCTCATACCCATTGCAGGACTTGGCTGGGCAGCTGCAGTCACCCCGCTTGTCGAAGTGGCTCACTCGGTCTATCCCATACCGAAGATCATCCTCGACTCGCTGGTAACGTTGATGATGGCGGACACTGTCCCGGAGTTTATCTGGGTAGTTTTTCTTATTGCCCTTGTCCCCGCAGTTGCTGAGGAGCTCGTGTTTCGCGGAATCGTGCAACCGGCACTGATAGTGCGTTTTGGGCCGATTGCAGGCATCGGGCTGACTTCTCTCGTATTTGCGACAATCCACCTGAACCCCTGGTCATTCGGTCCACTTTTGATTCTCGGAACCTTTTTTGGAATAGTGTCGTACAAAATCGGTACTTTTTGGGCGGGTGCGCTCGCGCATTTTGGGAATAACCTGTTGGCGCTCGCAACGCTTAATAGCATCCGTGCTGTAGATTATACCAGTTTGACTGAGACGACCCCATGGTATATATTCGTTCCAGGCTTGATTGCGGCGATTGGAGGCACGCTCATTATCGCGAGGCGGAAAAGTGATGGCAGTTCTCCGACCGATGAAGATTCTGGTACAATTGCATTGACGAATGAGCCGGTTGATACGATATAG
- a CDS encoding methylated-DNA--[protein]-cysteine S-methyltransferase, with product MVSGEIEIAISEMSSPVGQLIVASTSKGLCRIAFGRDPEPGLYTWFEENFPTAVPIKSRSANRVITDALKEYFAGKRKKFDFKLDLIAEGFQRKALLALARVQYGRTVSYGELAAEAGNPRAARAAGTACARNPIAIVIPCHRVIAGDGSLGGYGGGEDHKRFLLKLEGVSI from the coding sequence ATGGTATCTGGAGAAATCGAAATTGCTATATCTGAAATGAGTTCGCCCGTCGGACAGCTGATCGTTGCATCAACATCGAAGGGGCTTTGCAGGATAGCCTTCGGAAGAGATCCGGAGCCCGGCCTGTATACATGGTTCGAAGAGAACTTCCCGACAGCGGTCCCGATCAAGAGTCGTTCTGCGAACAGAGTAATCACTGACGCGCTCAAGGAATACTTCGCTGGCAAGAGAAAGAAGTTCGATTTCAAACTTGATCTCATTGCCGAAGGTTTTCAACGTAAGGCGCTGCTCGCCCTTGCCAGGGTGCAGTATGGCCGCACAGTCTCCTACGGAGAGCTAGCAGCCGAAGCGGGCAATCCGAGAGCAGCACGGGCGGCTGGGACCGCATGCGCGCGAAATCCGATCGCCATTGTGATCCCGTGTCATCGAGTGATAGCCGGAGACGGTTCGCTGGGTGGATACGGAGGGGGTGAAGACCATAAGCGCTTTCTACTGAAACTGGAAGGCGTTAGTATATAG